A single window of Microbacterium oryzae DNA harbors:
- a CDS encoding TerC/Alx family metal homeostasis membrane protein, with product MDIPVWFQVGSLVILTVILIADLLLILKRPHIPSTRESTLWVVFYVALALVFAALLWVIGDAQHAGEFVAGWLTEYSLSIDNLFVFVLIMSQFSVPRRYQQEVLMVGIIIALVLRAAFILLGAVAIQHLSWIFYLFGAFLIFTAVRQAMPEKHDDDAETESFIVRTLRRFIDVSDEYDGSKLRTTVNGKKILTPMLIVFVSIGVTDLMFAIDSIPAIYGITQLPFLVFAANLFALMGLRQLYFLLGDLLEKLKYLHYGVAFILAFIGVKLFLHALHENELPFINGGHHVEWAPEIGNLTSLGVIIGSMAIATIASLISNARDARRERSVSAGTR from the coding sequence TTGGACATCCCCGTCTGGTTCCAGGTCGGATCCCTCGTGATCCTGACCGTCATCCTCATCGCCGACCTGCTGCTCATCCTCAAGCGGCCGCACATCCCCTCCACCCGCGAGTCGACGCTGTGGGTGGTCTTCTATGTCGCTCTCGCGCTGGTGTTCGCCGCGCTGCTGTGGGTGATCGGCGATGCGCAGCACGCGGGCGAGTTCGTGGCCGGCTGGCTCACCGAGTACAGCCTGTCGATCGACAACCTGTTCGTCTTCGTGCTCATCATGAGCCAGTTCTCGGTGCCCCGCCGCTATCAGCAGGAGGTGCTGATGGTGGGCATCATCATCGCGCTGGTGCTGCGGGCGGCGTTCATCCTGCTCGGCGCCGTCGCGATCCAGCACCTCAGCTGGATCTTCTACCTCTTCGGCGCGTTCCTCATCTTCACCGCCGTGCGCCAGGCGATGCCGGAGAAGCACGACGATGACGCGGAGACCGAGAGCTTCATCGTCCGCACGCTGCGTCGCTTCATCGACGTCAGCGACGAGTACGACGGCTCGAAGCTGCGCACCACGGTGAACGGCAAGAAGATCCTCACGCCCATGCTCATCGTGTTCGTGTCGATCGGTGTGACCGACCTCATGTTCGCGATCGACTCCATCCCCGCTATCTACGGGATCACGCAGCTGCCGTTCCTCGTCTTCGCGGCGAACCTCTTCGCCCTGATGGGCCTCCGTCAGCTCTACTTCCTCCTGGGCGATCTGCTCGAGAAGCTGAAGTACCTGCACTACGGCGTGGCGTTCATCCTCGCGTTCATCGGCGTGAAGCTGTTCCTTCACGCGCTGCACGAGAACGAGCTGCCGTTCATCAACGGCGGGCATCACGTCGAGTGGGCGCCGGAGATCGGCAACCTCACCTCGCTCGGCGTCATCATCGGCTCGATGGCGATCGCGACCATCGCCAGCCTCATCTCGAACGCACGCGACGCGCGCCGGGAGCGCTCGGTCTCCGCGGGGACCCGCTGA
- a CDS encoding MBL fold metallo-hydrolase — MRVIKHEHATLRVEKDGSTLVVDPGSFTSALPAIDDLAGIVVTHEHPDHWVPEQIRALRERHPRAPLFTTQAVADALDVGATVVAPGEVVAAGAFRLEFFGGRHNEIHSSIPIVDNVGVLVDDALYYPGDSYAVPEGREVAVLAAPASAPWLKIGEAMDFVLAVQPRQAFGTHDGLLTAAGLAMHRSRLRWATEQGGGTFHDLDAGDSLTL; from the coding sequence ATGCGCGTCATCAAGCACGAACATGCGACCCTTCGCGTCGAGAAGGACGGCTCCACCCTCGTGGTCGATCCGGGCAGCTTCACCTCGGCGCTGCCGGCCATCGACGACCTCGCCGGCATCGTCGTCACGCACGAGCACCCCGACCACTGGGTTCCCGAGCAGATCCGCGCGCTGCGCGAGCGCCACCCGCGTGCGCCGCTGTTCACGACGCAGGCCGTCGCCGACGCCCTCGACGTCGGTGCGACGGTCGTCGCCCCGGGCGAGGTGGTCGCGGCCGGCGCGTTCCGCCTGGAGTTCTTCGGCGGGCGGCACAACGAGATCCACTCCTCGATCCCCATCGTGGACAACGTGGGCGTGCTCGTCGACGATGCGCTCTACTACCCCGGCGACTCCTACGCCGTGCCCGAGGGACGAGAGGTGGCCGTCCTCGCCGCGCCCGCGAGCGCACCGTGGCTGAAGATCGGCGAGGCCATGGACTTCGTGCTGGCCGTCCAGCCCCGACAGGCCTTCGGCACCCACGACGGTCTCCTCACCGCGGCGGGCCTCGCCATGCATCGCTCGCGCCTGCGCTGGGCGACCGAGCAGGGCGGCGGCACATTCCACGATCTCGACGCCGGAGACTCGCTCACGCTCTGA
- the leuC gene encoding 3-isopropylmalate dehydratase large subunit codes for MSSNDIRIPDRPRTLAEKVWDDHLVVKGEDGQPDLIYIDLHLVHEVTSPQAFDGLRAEGRGLRRLDLTIATEDHNTPTLDIDKPIADLTSRTQIETLRRNAAEFGVRLHSLGDAEQGIVHVVGPQLGLTMPGITVVCGDSHTSTHGAFGAMAFGIGTSEVEHVMATQTLPLKPFKTMAITVEGDLKPGVTAKDIILAVIAKIGTGGGQGYVLEYRGSAIRSLSMEGRMTICNMSIEAGARAGMVAPDETTFAYLEGRPHAPQGQDWEDAVAYWRTLPTDEGAAFDAEVFIDANELEPFVTWGTNPGQGVSLSDVVPAAEDFEDPNARAAAERALEYMDLVPGTPMKDVPVDAVFMGSCTNSRIEDLRAFASIIEGRTKADGVRVMVVPGSARVRLQAEAEGIDRIVKEFGAEWRFAGCSMCLGMNPDQLAPGERCASTSNRNFEGRQGKGGRTHLVSPLVAAATAVRGTLSSPSDLAAADHPALTDATA; via the coding sequence ATGAGCAGCAACGACATCCGGATCCCGGACCGCCCCCGCACCCTCGCCGAGAAGGTCTGGGACGACCACCTCGTCGTGAAGGGCGAGGACGGTCAGCCCGACCTCATCTACATCGATCTGCACCTGGTGCACGAGGTGACGAGCCCGCAGGCGTTCGACGGCCTGCGCGCCGAGGGGCGCGGCCTGCGTCGCCTCGACCTCACGATCGCGACGGAGGACCACAACACTCCGACGCTCGACATCGACAAGCCGATCGCCGACCTGACGAGCCGCACGCAGATCGAGACCCTGCGTCGCAACGCGGCGGAGTTCGGCGTGCGCCTGCACTCGCTGGGCGACGCCGAGCAGGGCATCGTGCATGTCGTCGGCCCGCAGCTGGGGCTCACCATGCCCGGCATCACCGTCGTCTGCGGTGACAGCCACACGTCCACGCACGGAGCGTTCGGCGCCATGGCCTTCGGCATCGGCACCAGCGAGGTCGAGCACGTCATGGCGACGCAGACGCTGCCGCTGAAGCCGTTCAAGACGATGGCGATCACCGTCGAGGGCGACCTGAAGCCCGGCGTCACCGCGAAGGACATCATCCTCGCCGTCATCGCGAAGATCGGCACCGGCGGCGGTCAGGGGTACGTCCTCGAGTACCGCGGCAGTGCCATCCGCTCGCTCTCCATGGAGGGCCGGATGACGATCTGCAACATGTCGATCGAGGCGGGCGCGCGAGCCGGGATGGTCGCGCCCGATGAGACGACGTTCGCCTACCTCGAGGGGCGCCCCCACGCTCCGCAGGGCCAGGACTGGGAGGATGCGGTCGCCTACTGGCGCACCCTCCCGACGGACGAGGGCGCGGCGTTCGACGCCGAGGTCTTCATCGACGCGAACGAGCTCGAGCCGTTCGTCACCTGGGGGACGAACCCCGGTCAGGGCGTGTCGCTGAGTGACGTCGTTCCCGCCGCGGAGGACTTCGAGGACCCGAACGCCCGCGCCGCCGCCGAGCGGGCGCTGGAGTACATGGACCTCGTGCCCGGCACGCCGATGAAGGACGTCCCCGTGGACGCGGTCTTCATGGGGTCGTGCACGAACAGCCGCATCGAGGATCTGCGCGCCTTCGCGTCGATCATCGAGGGGCGCACGAAGGCCGACGGCGTGCGCGTCATGGTCGTTCCCGGCTCCGCCCGCGTGCGCCTGCAGGCCGAGGCCGAGGGCATCGACAGGATCGTCAAGGAGTTCGGCGCCGAGTGGCGCTTCGCGGGGTGCTCGATGTGCCTGGGGATGAACCCCGATCAGCTCGCACCGGGGGAGCGCTGCGCGTCGACCTCCAACCGCAACTTCGAGGGACGCCAGGGCAAGGGCGGCCGCACGCACCTGGTCTCGCCGCTCGTGGCTGCCGCGACCGCCGTGCGCGGCACGCTGTCGAGCCCGTCCGATCTCGCCGCCGCCGACCACCCCGCCCTGACCGACGCGACGGCCTGA
- a CDS encoding shikimate 5-dehydrogenase — MPILNKDMSVCISLSGRPSNIGTRFHNFLYDELGLNFVYKAFTTDDIEGAIRGVRALGIRGCSVSMPFKESVIPLVDEMEESAAAIASVNTIVNDGGRLSAANTDYEAVAELLKQHEVDPALPVLVRGSGGMAKAVVAAFRGAGFDDLTVVARNADAGRALAEAYGYRWIESDPAPGAALLVNVTPLGMSGPDADALAFSPAHVAASEVVFDVVAFPSETPLVRAGRTAGKRLITGAEVIALQAARQFARYTGVTPTADQVRRASEFSRG; from the coding sequence ATGCCCATCCTGAACAAGGACATGTCTGTCTGCATCTCGCTCTCCGGGCGCCCGTCGAACATCGGCACGCGCTTCCACAACTTCCTCTACGACGAGCTGGGCCTGAACTTCGTCTACAAGGCGTTCACGACCGACGACATCGAAGGCGCCATCCGCGGGGTGCGCGCGCTCGGGATCCGCGGCTGCTCGGTGTCCATGCCGTTCAAGGAATCCGTCATCCCCCTCGTCGACGAGATGGAGGAGTCGGCGGCCGCGATCGCGTCGGTGAACACCATCGTCAACGACGGTGGCCGCCTCTCCGCGGCCAACACCGACTACGAGGCGGTGGCGGAGCTCCTCAAGCAGCACGAGGTCGACCCGGCCCTGCCGGTTCTCGTCCGGGGCTCCGGCGGGATGGCGAAGGCCGTCGTCGCCGCGTTCCGCGGGGCGGGGTTCGACGACCTCACGGTCGTCGCGCGCAACGCCGACGCCGGGCGCGCGCTCGCAGAGGCCTACGGATACCGGTGGATCGAGAGCGACCCCGCTCCCGGAGCCGCGCTGCTCGTCAACGTCACACCGCTCGGGATGAGCGGCCCCGACGCGGACGCTCTCGCCTTCTCCCCCGCGCACGTCGCCGCGTCCGAGGTCGTGTTCGACGTCGTCGCCTTCCCCTCCGAGACCCCGCTCGTGCGCGCGGGGCGCACGGCGGGGAAGCGCCTCATCACCGGGGCCGAGGTGATCGCCCTGCAGGCCGCCCGCCAGTTCGCGCGCTACACCGGCGTCACGCCGACGGCGGATCAGGTGCGCCGCGCATCGGAGTTCTCGCGCGGCTGA
- the putP gene encoding sodium/proline symporter PutP codes for MSDQIFLYIALGIYFAGMLAIGYFAARRTKDHEDYMLGGRRLPPWAAALSAGASDMSGWLVMGLPGAIYATGLIEAWIAVGLTIGAYLNWLIVAPRLRAYTLVSNNSITVPSFFENRLKDRTRLLRIVSALIILVFFTLYVSSGMVAGGVFFESTFDADYILGMVIVTAVTLAYTLFGGFLGASLTDVAQGLLMMTALILVPVVALANVGGLGAVGDSIASVQPDALSLTGGAGLTGTTMIAIISALAWGLGYFGQPHIIVRFMALSSVEGAKPARRIGMSWMILSMAGAVISGLIGIAFFDRAGIALDNPETVVLRMSQILLHPLIAGFVLAAVLAAIMSTLSSQLVVCSSALVEDLYRVARRTPPSQRTLVILGRSCVLVIAVIAALLAITPNDTILGLVGFAWAGFGASFGPLILLSLLWRRLTTWGALAGMVVGAVIVFTWGKLETGVYELLPGFVGSLIVAVVVSLATYRANADIEREFTDTAALTLARRDA; via the coding sequence ATGTCCGACCAGATCTTTCTCTACATCGCCCTCGGCATCTACTTCGCCGGGATGCTGGCCATCGGCTACTTCGCCGCCCGGCGGACGAAGGACCACGAGGACTACATGCTCGGCGGCCGCCGGCTCCCGCCCTGGGCCGCCGCGCTCAGCGCCGGCGCCTCCGACATGTCGGGGTGGCTCGTCATGGGCCTGCCCGGCGCGATCTACGCGACCGGCCTCATCGAGGCGTGGATCGCGGTCGGGCTCACCATCGGCGCGTACCTCAACTGGCTCATCGTCGCGCCTCGGCTGCGCGCATACACGCTGGTCAGCAACAACTCCATCACCGTGCCGAGCTTCTTCGAGAACCGCCTGAAGGATCGCACCCGCCTGCTGCGCATCGTGTCGGCGCTCATCATCCTCGTGTTCTTCACCCTGTACGTCTCCTCCGGCATGGTCGCCGGCGGCGTCTTCTTCGAGAGCACCTTCGACGCGGACTACATCCTGGGCATGGTCATCGTCACGGCGGTGACGCTCGCGTACACGCTCTTCGGCGGCTTCCTCGGAGCGTCGCTGACCGACGTCGCGCAGGGGCTGCTGATGATGACCGCGCTCATCCTCGTCCCGGTCGTGGCCCTCGCGAACGTCGGCGGGCTGGGCGCCGTGGGCGACTCGATCGCCTCGGTCCAGCCCGACGCGCTGTCGCTGACCGGCGGCGCGGGACTCACCGGCACCACGATGATCGCGATCATCTCCGCACTGGCGTGGGGGCTCGGGTACTTCGGTCAGCCCCACATCATCGTGCGGTTCATGGCGCTCTCGAGCGTCGAGGGTGCGAAGCCCGCACGGCGCATCGGCATGTCCTGGATGATCCTGTCCATGGCCGGCGCCGTCATCTCGGGGCTGATCGGGATCGCGTTCTTCGATCGCGCCGGCATCGCCCTCGACAACCCCGAGACCGTCGTCCTGCGGATGTCGCAGATCCTCCTGCACCCGCTCATCGCCGGGTTCGTGCTGGCCGCCGTGCTCGCCGCCATCATGAGCACGCTGTCCAGCCAGCTCGTGGTCTGCTCGTCTGCCCTCGTCGAGGATCTGTACCGCGTGGCTCGCCGCACTCCCCCGAGCCAGCGGACCCTCGTGATCCTCGGTCGCTCGTGCGTGCTGGTGATCGCCGTCATCGCCGCGCTGCTGGCGATCACGCCGAACGACACCATTCTCGGACTCGTCGGGTTCGCCTGGGCCGGCTTCGGCGCCTCGTTCGGGCCGCTCATCCTCCTCAGCCTGCTGTGGCGCCGGCTGACGACGTGGGGCGCGCTGGCGGGGATGGTCGTGGGCGCGGTGATCGTCTTCACCTGGGGCAAGCTCGAGACCGGCGTGTACGAGCTGCTCCCCGGGTTCGTCGGATCGCTCATCGTCGCCGTGGTCGTGAGCCTGGCGACCTACCGGGCGAACGCGGACATCGAGCGCGAATTCACCGACACGGCCGCACTCACCCTGGCACGGCGAGACGCATGA
- the leuD gene encoding 3-isopropylmalate dehydratase small subunit: MEKFTTHTGVAAPLKRSNVDTDQIIPAVFLKRVTKTGFEDALFHGWRQDPQFVLNQEPFQHASVLVAGPDFGTGSSREHAVWALRDYGFKVVLSTRFADIFRGNSGKQGLVTGIISEDDLERFWAAIDAQPGVEMTVDLVARTAALGDFTAPFEIDDYTRWRLLEGLDDIGLTLRNEDKIAEFEARREAWRPRTIPVP, encoded by the coding sequence ATGGAGAAGTTCACCACTCACACGGGTGTCGCGGCGCCGCTCAAGCGCTCGAACGTCGACACCGACCAGATCATCCCCGCCGTCTTCCTCAAGCGCGTCACGAAGACGGGCTTCGAGGACGCGCTCTTCCACGGCTGGCGCCAGGACCCGCAGTTCGTCCTCAACCAGGAGCCGTTCCAGCACGCCTCGGTGCTCGTCGCCGGCCCGGACTTCGGCACGGGATCGAGCCGGGAGCACGCCGTCTGGGCGCTGCGCGACTACGGCTTCAAGGTCGTGCTGAGCACCCGGTTCGCCGACATCTTCCGCGGCAACTCCGGCAAGCAGGGCCTCGTCACCGGCATCATCTCGGAGGACGACCTCGAGCGCTTCTGGGCCGCCATCGACGCGCAGCCCGGGGTCGAGATGACGGTCGACCTGGTGGCGCGAACCGCCGCACTCGGCGACTTCACGGCCCCGTTCGAGATCGACGATTACACTAGGTGGCGGCTCCTCGAGGGGCTCGATGATATCGGGCTCACACTCCGCAATGAGGACAAGATCGCGGAGTTCGAGGCCCGCCGCGAGGCGTGGCGGCCACGGACGATACCCGTTCCGTGA